A single region of the Sorghum bicolor cultivar BTx623 chromosome 7, Sorghum_bicolor_NCBIv3, whole genome shotgun sequence genome encodes:
- the LOC8057810 gene encoding serine carboxypeptidase-like 51, protein MASASGALAALLLLVCAAAAGGGGTPDGSEEWGYVEVRPKAHMFWWLYHSPQRVDNGTTPWPTVLWLQGGPGASGVGYGNFMEIGPLDEDLKPRATTWLAKADLLFVDNPVGTGFSYVEGGNRQSLMARTDGEAARDLVTLLCALYRGSPRLRASPLYIVAESYGGKFAVTTALAALSAVDQGRLRATLAGVALGDSWISPLDFVLSWGPLLYQVSRVDEKGLQQCNSVAAKIKEQLEKKQFTDAEASWSDLENVVSANSNSVNFYNFLKDELSGDSSTTTGAAAVSTMASFRRRNGYSGYLKSMAAASSSSSSGGFDGLMNTVIKKKLGIIPKDLNWGDQSDDVFVALEGDFMKPRIEEVDQLLKLGINVTIYNGQLDLICATKGTMDWVHKLKWDGLNSFLSAPRTPIYCDNEGQSGTRTQAFVKSYKNLNFYWILEAGHMVPIDNPCPALKMLADITRSPAK, encoded by the exons ATGGCGTCGGCGAGTGGGGCTCTCGCCGCGCTGCTCCTGCTGGTCTGCGCcgcggccgccggcggcggcggcacgccGGACGGGTCGGAGGAGTGGGGCTACGTGGAAGTCCGACCCA aGGCGCACATGTTCTGGTGGCTGTACCATAGCCCGCAGCGCGTGGACaacggcacgacgccatggccgACCGTGCTCTGGCTGCAGGGAGGGCCG GGCGCGTCCGGCGTCGGGTACGGCAACTTCATGGAGATCGGGCCGCTGGACGAGGACCTCAAGCCTCGCGCCACCACCTGGCTCGCCAAGGCCGACCTCCTCTTCGTG GACAACCCGGTGGGCACGGGGTTCAGCTACGTGGAAGGCGGCAACAGGCAGAGCCTGATGGCGCGCACGGACGGCGAGGCGGCGCGCGACCTCGTGACGCTGCTCTGCGCGCTGTACCGCGGCAGCCCCAGGCTCCGCGCCAGCCCGCTCTACATCGTCGCCGAGTCCTACGGCGGCAAGTTCGCGGTCACCACGGCGCTGGCCGCGCTCAGCGCCGTCGACCAGGGCCGCCTCCGCGCCACCCTCGCCGGCGTCGCCCTCGGGGATAGCTGGATCTCGCCGCTCGACTTCGTG TTGTCGTGGGGGCCGTTGCTGTACCAGGTGTCCCGGGTGGACGAGAAGGGGCTGCAGCAGTGCAACAGCGTGGCGGCCAAGATCAAGGAGCAGCTGGAGAAGAAGCAGTTCACGGACGCCGAGGCATCGTGGTCCGACCTGGAGAACGTCGTCAGCGCCAACTCCAACTCCGTC AACTTCTACAACTTCCTCAAGGACGAGTTGTCGGGGGACTCGAGCACCACCACCGGGGCGGCGGCGGTCTCGACGATGGCGTCCTTCAGGCGCCGGAACGGCTACTCGGGCTACCTCAAGTCCATGGCGGcggcctcgtcgtcgtcgtcgtcgggcgGATTTGACGGgctcatgaacaccgtcatcaaGAAGAAGCTCGGCATCATCCCAAAGGATCTCAA TTGGGGCGACCAGTCAGACGACGTGTTCGTAGCTCTGGAGGGAGACTTCATGAAGCCCAGGATAGAGGAGGTCGACCAGCTCCTCAAGCTCGGCATCAATGTCACCATCTACAACGGACAG CTGGACCTCATCTGCGCGACCAAAGGTACGATGGACTGGGTTCACAAGCTCAA GTGGGACGGCCTCAACAGCTTCCTGAGCGCTCCCAGAACGCCCATCTACTGCGACAATGAAGGGCAGTCTGGCACCCGCACCCAGGCCTTTGTCAAATCCTACAAGAACCTCAACTTCTACTGGATACTCGAAGCTGGACACATG GTACCCATCGACAACCCTTGCCCTGCGCTCAAGATGCTGGCTGACATTACGCGATCTCCTGCCAAGTAG
- the LOC8056937 gene encoding uncharacterized protein LOC8056937, which produces MMLQRRVASAPVPDWLEALLATRFFLACAAHPASPRNECNMFCLDCRGAPPPAFCYYCRAHRHSSHRVIQIRRSSYHDVVRVSEVEDVLDISGVQTYVINSARVLFLNERPQPRGAGAAAGKAAASPYNCEICGRALLDPFRFCSLGCKLVDTKRSNGHSAAAAADTDGGGAANGNDEAAEAAGGSKNGGPAARPQGRRRKGTPHRAPFWS; this is translated from the exons ATGATGCTGCAGCGGCGCGTGGCGTCGGCGCCGGTGCCCGACTGGCTGGAGGCGCTGCTGGCCACGCGCTTCTTCCTCGCCTGCGCCGCGCACCCGGCGTCCCCGCGCAACGAGTGCAACATGTTCTGCCTCGACTGCAGGGGCGCACCGCCGCCGGCCTTCTGCTACTACTGCCGCGCCCACCGACACTCGTCCCACCGCGTCATCCAG ATACGGCGGTCCTCCTACCACGACGTGGTCCGCGTGTCCGAGGTGGAGGACGTCCTCGACATCTCCGGCGTGCAGACCTACGTCATCAACAGCGCCAGGGTGCTCTTCCTCAACGAGCGTCCCCAGccgcgcggcgccggcgccgccgcgggcaAGGCCGCCGCTTCCCCCTACAACTGCGAGATCTGCGGCCGCGCGCTGCTCGACCCCTTCCGCTTCTGCTCCCTCGGATGCAAG TTGGTGGACACCAAGAGGAGCAACGGCCactctgcggcggcggcggcggacaccgacggcggcggcgcggccaaTGGCAATGACGAGGCGGCGGAGGCCGCCGGCGGGAGCAAGAACGGCGGCCCGGCGGCGCGGCCGCAGGGACGCCGGCGGAAGGGGACCCCACACCGCGCGCCGTTCTGGTCCTGA